From the Micromonospora echinospora genome, the window CCGCTCTCGTTCTGGGCCAAGGAGACCGGTGGTGCGGTGGACGTCCAGACGGCGCGGCGGGTGGCCCAGGCACCGGGGCCGGACGGCACGGTCCTGTCGGTCTGGTCCGCCCGGAGCGAGGACGGCACCACCTGCATCGCGCCGATGTTCGAGTCGCCCGGTCCTCTCGACCGGCCCGCCCCGACGGACTTCCGGCTAGCCGGCGGGAGCTGTGAAAGGAAGTCCGACCGCGATCGCGGCAGCGGCAGTGGGCCGTTCCACAGAATCGGCGGGTCGTCGGACGTCCGCGGGATACACACCATGTGGGCGGCCGCAGGCGGCGCGACACGGGCTGAGCTGCGGCTGGCCGACGGGACCATGCGGCCGGCACTGCTCGCCGAGGGCCAGTTCTTCTTCTGGTACCTGGCTGACGAGCGCGTCGACCCGCCGACGCTCGTCGGCTACGACGCGGCCGCAAGGGTAGTGGCCGAGCGGCCCCTTCCGAACCTCGACCGGATGGGCCGCTGAGGGTGGCAGTGCCGGTCAACGAGGCGGGCACGGCGGTCATGCGCTAAGGAGCACCGGGTCGGTTAACGAAGATCCACAAGCTGCGGTGGCACCTCGCAAACCAGATCTACGTCGTTCATGCGTTCAATGATCGGAACTCCGTCGACGGTCGGCACCAGGAAGTGCGGTCTGCGGCCGGCGGACAGGTCATTGGCGTACTGGTCGCGGGTCTCAACGAGGGTTTCCCAGTCGGCAAGCCATGCGGCGGTCGGACGGTCATCGTCCAGCCGGCTGCTTCCCAAGCTTCGCACCTGTGCCACCATGGCAGCCACCGCAGCGTTCTGCTCCCTGACAGCGCGGATTCTGACGTCGAGGGCAGCACTAGGCGGTACGGCCTTCGCTACCACGGCAGCTTGCATGGTGGCACAGGCGCTCTCCGCCGTCTCTCTGACCGGCGGGTTGTCGATCAGCTCCGGGCGGTCATGGTTCGCGTACGACCAAAGGCCGGCGCAGAAAATGCTGAAGGCTCCTACGGTGCATGCAGCGACAGCGATCACCCATACCGCTGGGCCCTTCTTCCCGCCTGATGCAGATCGAGCACCGAGGTTGTCTGGCCGTACCGAGGACAGGTGGGTCACAGTCGCATCCTGTCGCCATTGTCAAGCCCCCCGGGTCGGCCCGCAGCCACCTGCTCCTGGTGTTCGGCCTGCGCAGCTGCACAAAGCACTAGAGGGCAGATCCATCGAGCGGATGTGCCCTCTCACCTGGTCGGGGTGGCCGGATTCGAACCGACGGGCGGGTCTGCTGCCAGGACATACACCTGACGTTCTCTCAGCGGCGACCTTGATCATTCCGCGCTTGTTCCGGATCTTGTCGCCACGACTGCGGCACACCTCAGTCTCAAGCTCTCCGTCTTGTACTGGTGGCGCTACCGTGACGCCGCCGCCTGGCGGGCGTTGTTCTCAGTTCGAGCGAGGGAACATGCGCTCGACGGCGGTCACCAGTGCGGCGCGGCGGGCGGCGATGGAGGGGTCCACGGCCTGGTCTGCGGCAGCGGCGGCGATTTCGGGCTGACCTGCCCAGGTCATGGCGATCTGGTTGATCAGGGCGAGGACGTCGACCGGGTCCCAGGCCGGGTCGAGCAGCCCGATGCGCTGTGCGTCGCGGAGTTGGTCGAGCTTGCCGGCGATCGTGGCCTGGAGGGGGTTGGTGGTGTTGTCTGCGGGCTCGGCCAGCTCCAGGCGGCCCCACATGATCAGGCGGTAGTGGTCCGGACGGGCCGTGAAGT encodes:
- a CDS encoding TetR family transcriptional regulator is translated as MPRSTNPGQTSDAAIAGDSTRQRIVAAAKEEFARHGIAGARVDRIAKQARTSKERIYAYFRSKEALYAHVAERETTALVEATQLDPANLPGYAGILFDHFTARPDHYRLIMWGRLELAEPADNTTNPLQATIAGKLDQLRDAQRIGLLDPAWDPVDVLALINQIAMTWAGQPEIAAAAADQAVDPSIAARRAALVTAVERMFPRSN